The Edaphobacter flagellatus sequence GGCCTCCGCAAGGAAATGCGGAGATTCCTTGGCTATGGGCGGAGCCGCGTTGCTTGGAATGACGGCTTTGAAGAGCGTTTGCAAAATAAGGGCTATTCCTGTCGTTGACTTCGCCCTCGAATATTGCTATTTTTATACAGTTCCGTGAGTATCCGGACCGGGCTGTAGCGACCGAGAGGGAGCCAGGCTCGGCAAGGGCAGAGAAAAGCCCAGCGAGCAGAGGATTTTCATCCGTTTTATCGGGTGATGATCGCAAAGTTGCGTTACACTGGATACAAGTGAAAGAGAACCGCAGTGCAGCCCGAGCAATCGGGAGGCGGAAGTCTGCGGCCCATCGAATACGAGTCTGCGACACCCTCCACCTTGGATGGGCTATGTGGACCGGAACAGCGAAACGGAGTTGAGCGGGTTGAAAGTCGGCTTTCGAGCAGGCGACCCCTAGAGACTCAGCCACCGTCGACTGTTTTCGTCTGGTTGTACAGGGTTGTACGAGGTTTTTACAGACGCGAAGCAGGATTGAACTTCGCTTGGAGGCGCAATGTGCGTCCCCACTTTTGCGCGTGTATGGCAAAAGCGAAGCCTGAATCCTTCTGTGCGCCTGACAAAAGTTAGGTTTAGCAACGCCAAGGAGTTCGAGTGCCTACGTTTCATCAGCTCGTCAAGCAGGGCCGCACGCCCACTCGCTACAAGACTGCAAGCCCCGCGCTGCAGGGTTCGCCGCAGCGTCGCGGCGTCTGCACCCGCGTCTACACCCAGACGCCGAAGAAGCCGAACTCGGCGCTCCGTAAGGTCGCCCGCGTTCGCCTGACCAACGGCATCGAAGTGACGACCTACATTCCGGGTATTGGCCACAACCTGCAGGAGCACTCGATCGTGCTGATTCGCGGCGGCCGTGTGAAGGATCTGCCGGGTGTCCGTTATCACGTTGTGCGCGGCACGCTCGACTCGGTCGGAGTGGCCAACCGTAAGCAGAGCCGCTCGAAGTACGGCGCGAAGCGTCCGAAGGCTGCTGCCAAGTAAACGAAGTTTTTAGCAATCAAGCCCAGCTCGTGAGAAGTCACCGCGCTGGGGGAAGAAGAGAGAAGAAGGAATGCCGAGAAAAGGTTATATCGCAAAGCGTGAGGTTGCTCCGGATCCGGTGTACGGATCGACCCTGGTGACGAAGTTCGTCAACTCGATGATGTGGGGCGGTAAGAAGTCGACTGCGCAAGGGATTTTCTATGAGTCAATGAAAAACCTTGAGCAGAAGGGTGGAGACGAGGCCCTGAAGCTGTTCAAGAAGGCTGTCGAGAATGTGAAGCCTCTGCTCGAAGTGAAGAGCCGCCGCGTTGGCGGTGCGAACTACCAGGTGCCGATCGAGGTCAACCCCGAGCGTCGCACTTCGCTGGCGATTCGT is a genomic window containing:
- the rpsL gene encoding 30S ribosomal protein S12 yields the protein MPTFHQLVKQGRTPTRYKTASPALQGSPQRRGVCTRVYTQTPKKPNSALRKVARVRLTNGIEVTTYIPGIGHNLQEHSIVLIRGGRVKDLPGVRYHVVRGTLDSVGVANRKQSRSKYGAKRPKAAAK
- the rpsG gene encoding 30S ribosomal protein S7, translated to MPRKGYIAKREVAPDPVYGSTLVTKFVNSMMWGGKKSTAQGIFYESMKNLEQKGGDEALKLFKKAVENVKPLLEVKSRRVGGANYQVPIEVNPERRTSLAIRWLVTYGRARGEKGMVEKLTAELLDAANGRGAAMKKKEDVHRMAEANKAFAHYRW